In one window of Bartonella sp. M0283 DNA:
- a CDS encoding CidA/LrgA family protein, with protein MIHRLSIQTRLLFHRNIFAQMGLLCAFWISGEVITWALNLPIPGAIIGMVLALLALASHKLSILSMKRGADWLIAEMLLFFVPAVLALLNHKEFIGLLGIKILVVILGGTFVVMSITALTIDLCYRWMLMRHVKH; from the coding sequence ATGATACATCGTCTCTCTATTCAAACACGCCTTCTTTTCCATCGCAACATATTTGCACAGATGGGACTTTTGTGCGCATTCTGGATTAGTGGCGAGGTCATTACCTGGGCACTGAACCTACCGATTCCGGGCGCCATTATTGGTATGGTACTCGCACTTCTTGCACTGGCTAGCCACAAGCTCAGCATATTAAGCATGAAACGTGGTGCGGATTGGCTCATTGCCGAGATGCTCTTGTTTTTTGTTCCAGCCGTTCTTGCCCTACTCAATCACAAAGAATTCATCGGCTTGTTAGGGATTAAAATTCTGGTTGTTATTCTGGGTGGCACCTTTGTCGTTATGAGTATCACCGCTTTGACAATAGATCTATGTTACCGCTGGATGTTAATGCGCCATGTCAAACATTGA
- a CDS encoding LysR family transcriptional regulator: MQIRTLEAFVEIIRQNGFSSAAKVLNSTQSTISKSLAQLESQYGTKLINRNKGKMQLTAAGEYVFRHAQRILAEESAMEREIAELKGLKRGILKIGLPPIGSSELFAPVLARYTSSHPQIDINIVEHGSKKLEELVRQGEIELAGSLVPIASGFDYQDVRNDPVVALMPASLAGERTTITAKELAEYPFVLFASQFALTPLVIETFRKKGLSPVVSARSSQIDFLFGLVAAGMGVGFLPRMIAEKRNVKNVKMVEITDTIIEWHMALIWRSNSHLSYAAREWLRLSGEYHDETLKVNNGIKS, encoded by the coding sequence ATGCAAATTAGAACACTTGAAGCTTTTGTCGAAATCATACGCCAGAACGGCTTTTCCTCGGCCGCGAAAGTTCTGAACTCGACGCAATCGACGATCAGTAAATCTCTGGCCCAGCTTGAAAGCCAGTATGGAACCAAATTAATCAATCGAAACAAAGGAAAAATGCAGCTTACAGCGGCAGGCGAATATGTCTTTCGCCATGCCCAACGAATTCTTGCCGAAGAATCGGCAATGGAACGCGAGATCGCCGAATTGAAGGGGCTAAAACGAGGTATTTTGAAAATAGGACTTCCCCCTATCGGCAGTTCGGAGCTTTTTGCTCCCGTTCTTGCCCGCTATACGTCCTCACACCCGCAGATTGATATCAATATAGTCGAACACGGGAGCAAAAAACTGGAAGAGCTGGTGCGGCAGGGCGAAATCGAACTTGCCGGTTCTCTGGTACCAATTGCGAGCGGCTTCGATTATCAGGATGTTCGTAATGATCCTGTTGTTGCGTTAATGCCGGCCAGTCTTGCCGGAGAGCGTACCACGATCACAGCTAAAGAGCTTGCCGAATATCCGTTTGTGCTTTTTGCCAGCCAATTTGCTTTGACACCGCTTGTTATTGAAACATTCCGTAAAAAAGGACTGTCGCCGGTCGTTTCGGCGCGCTCAAGCCAGATCGATTTTTTATTTGGTCTGGTAGCAGCGGGAATGGGAGTTGGTTTTTTACCCCGTATGATTGCTGAAAAACGTAATGTCAAAAATGTTAAAATGGTTGAAATAACCGACACAATCATTGAATGGCATATGGCATTGATTTGGCGCAGCAATAGCCACCTTTCCTATGCTGCACGCGAATGGTTGCGGCTGTCGGGTGAATACCATGACGAAACATTAAAGGTGAATAACGGCATAAAATCATGA
- a CDS encoding glycosyltransferase family 29 protein, producing MGTQKRRLIVVGNADLPRDLSEEIDSADYVLRFNRPRLLDGWSGSKTSCLMMCNSGKPMQQKLSDKSFLEYKFFKQAELITLVYHPYIMKTYFARPRLSSQLLKHRRLDWTEKAIKVFGEASKDVVIKSAQFYLEACAEIGIEGNKLKEWFPSTGYLGIWDCLKQFDLSEWEIFICGFTWQGWKHHAWSSEAKWVRERIDEGTCHFL from the coding sequence ATGGGAACTCAAAAAAGACGACTCATCGTTGTTGGAAACGCCGATTTACCAAGGGATTTGTCTGAAGAAATAGATAGCGCAGACTATGTTTTGCGCTTTAACCGTCCCAGATTGCTTGACGGCTGGAGTGGTTCAAAGACCAGCTGTCTGATGATGTGCAACTCCGGCAAACCAATGCAGCAGAAGCTTAGCGATAAATCGTTTTTGGAATACAAATTTTTTAAACAGGCCGAGCTCATTACACTGGTCTATCATCCCTATATTATGAAGACTTATTTTGCACGTCCCCGCTTAAGCTCGCAATTGTTAAAACACCGGAGACTTGACTGGACCGAAAAGGCTATCAAAGTTTTTGGCGAGGCGAGCAAGGATGTGGTTATAAAATCCGCGCAGTTCTATCTTGAAGCATGCGCTGAAATCGGCATTGAAGGCAATAAACTCAAAGAATGGTTTCCATCGACCGGCTATCTCGGCATTTGGGATTGTTTGAAACAGTTCGATTTGTCGGAATGGGAAATTTTTATCTGCGGTTTTACCTGGCAGGGATGGAAGCATCATGCCTGGTCATCAGAAGCAAAATGGGTGCGTGAGCGTATAGACGAGGGAACTTGCCATTTCTTATAA
- a CDS encoding LrgB family protein encodes MADIELYTSPVFKTVFWSLVTILLYMAAKAFYRRFSYWWLTPLAVTPLLLMIVVVLLKGDYAHYIKATHWLVAILGPVTVAFAVPIWQQRRIIAKNWFILTIGIIVGSFASMLSAWGLATLMQLDPTLRLSLMPRSISTPFAMEVSGDIGGIPDLTAVFVVMTGVLGAALGEVIVKYLPLRSSLARGALFGMGAHGAGVARAHQMGREEGSIAGLVMVMVGIVNVLLAPILGWLLK; translated from the coding sequence ATGGCTGATATCGAGCTTTATACCAGTCCGGTTTTCAAAACGGTTTTCTGGTCGCTTGTTACCATCCTCCTTTATATGGCGGCTAAAGCATTTTACCGCCGTTTTTCTTATTGGTGGCTAACGCCATTGGCGGTGACACCGCTTCTTTTGATGATTGTTGTGGTCTTGCTAAAAGGTGACTATGCCCATTACATCAAGGCCACCCATTGGCTGGTTGCAATTCTGGGACCGGTCACTGTTGCCTTTGCTGTACCAATCTGGCAGCAACGCCGCATCATTGCTAAAAACTGGTTTATTCTGACAATCGGTATCATCGTCGGTTCTTTTGCCTCGATGTTATCGGCTTGGGGGCTTGCAACACTTATGCAACTCGACCCGACTTTGCGGCTAAGTCTTATGCCGCGCTCCATCAGTACGCCTTTTGCTATGGAGGTTTCGGGTGATATTGGTGGCATTCCGGATTTGACAGCCGTTTTTGTTGTTATGACCGGCGTTTTGGGCGCTGCACTCGGTGAAGTTATTGTCAAATATCTGCCCCTACGCTCGTCCCTTGCACGTGGTGCCCTTTTCGGAATGGGGGCACACGGAGCAGGCGTTGCCCGTGCCCACCAAATGGGCCGCGAAGAAGGGTCGATTGCCGGCCTCGTTATGGTGATGGTTGGCATTGTCAATGTTCTGCTTGCACCGATTTTGGGATGGCTTCTGAAATAG